Sequence from the Nitrospirota bacterium genome:
TAGATAATCTCTCCGCGCCAGCCCTCTACGGCAGCAAACCCCGTAGCCTCAGGTAAAGGAACCCTACAGTCAGTCACAATGCCGCCCTGCGGTATCCCCCTAAGGATTCGTCGTATAAGCCGTACAGACTCCCTGATTTCTGAAACTCTTACCCACACTCTTGCGTGAACATCTCCAGCAGTAAGCACAGGCGGCTCTATTTGCAATGAATCATACGGTGGATATGGAGTATGAATTCTGCAATCCACGTTAAGCCCGCTGGCACGCGCCACTATTCCTACAGTGCAGAGCTCTCTTGCTAACTCTGAGGTCAAAATGCCTGTGTTGCGCACCCTGTCCTCAAGCGAGGAACTCTCCTCATATATGGTTACAAGGTGTTCAAAGTCCTCTTCAATAATATTAAGCTCTGATAATATTTCCTTTTTGGCGCTTGAATCTATATCTGCCGCCACTCCGCCCGGTACAACCCGATCCATCAAAAACCTGTGGCCGAAGAGTTTATAATTTGTGCGAACAATTGTTTCCTTAAGCCGGGAGCACTGATACAACATAAAGGCAAAGGCCGCATCATTACAAATAGCGCCAATGTCTCCAAGATGATTGGCAATTCGCTCTCTTTCAAGAAAAAGCGCCCTTAACCATTGAGCTCTTGCCGGTACCTCCGTGCGTGTCATTGATTCCAATGCCATTGAGTACGCTGTAGCATGTGCTACTGTTGTATCTCCGGATACACGAGCTGCTAATTTTACACCGCTTTCCCACGTCATTGCCTCAAATCTCTTCTCTATCCCCTTATGTACGTAGCCAAGACGCTCCTCAAGGTTAATGATTGTCTCACCAACTGCCTGAAACCTAAAGTGCCCGGGCTCAATTATACCGGCATGTACCGGCCCAACCGGTATCTCATACACACCCTCACCCTCAGCCTTCAGCCATTGATACTGCCCATCGGTGCGCATCAGAGGGGTTGAGGCATTGAAAGATTTCCTAAGCGGAAAGGTATCCGAAGGCCAGTCCTCAAATTTTATCCACGGCCTGTCATCAGGATGGCCTACAGGAATTACCCCCATCAGACTGTGTATCTGCCGCTCAAACCTGTATGCTGGTACAAAGTGTTTAGTGAGGGTTGGAAATGTCGGATTATCATTGGGTAACTCTGCTTTCACTATAAGATACTCCCCTCCCCAGTGGTAACAGGCATAAATGCCAAACCCACTGCCAAAGACCGTCTCATCCGAGGCCCACTCTGCGCACAAAAGCGCATAGGCGTCTTTTAACACTTTGGCAGCCTCAGCAAATCTCCCCAC
This genomic interval carries:
- a CDS encoding NADH-quinone oxidoreductase subunit C, whose amino-acid sequence is MKILEEALIAAFEAEAIPHEKAAQSTFTVPVGRFAEAAKVLKDAYALLCAEWASDETVFGSGFGIYACYHWGGEYLIVKAELPNDNPTFPTLTKHFVPAYRFERQIHSLMGVIPVGHPDDRPWIKFEDWPSDTFPLRKSFNASTPLMRTDGQYQWLKAEGEGVYEIPVGPVHAGIIEPGHFRFQAVGETIINLEERLGYVHKGIEKRFEAMTWESGVKLAARVSGDTTVAHATAYSMALESMTRTEVPARAQWLRALFLERERIANHLGDIGAICNDAAFAFMLYQCSRLKETIVRTNYKLFGHRFLMDRVVPGGVAADIDSSAKKEILSELNIIEEDFEHLVTIYEESSSLEDRVRNTGILTSELARELCTVGIVARASGLNVDCRIHTPYPPYDSLQIEPPVLTAGDVHARVWVRVSEIRESVRLIRRILRGIPQGGIVTDCRVPLPEATGFAAVEGWRGEIIYWLQSGHSGDVINRCMVRDPSALNWLALEQAIKGNIVPDFPLCNKSFNQSYSGHDL